Proteins found in one Panthera tigris isolate Pti1 chromosome B3, P.tigris_Pti1_mat1.1, whole genome shotgun sequence genomic segment:
- the LOC122239343 gene encoding LOW QUALITY PROTEIN: SNRPN upstream reading frame protein-like (The sequence of the model RefSeq protein was modified relative to this genomic sequence to represent the inferred CDS: inserted 2 bases in 2 codons) codes for MMDPARDHLHLRRTTEKHXPEMEVQVKSXHLYPRRRRQQQQVPVVDFQAELRQAFSAEMPRGG; via the exons ATGATGGACCCAGCCAGGGACCACTTACACCTGAGACGGACTACAGAAAAAC TCCCAGAGATGGAAGTCCAAGTCAAGA GTCACCTGTACCCAAGGAgacggcggcagcagcagcaagtACCTGTGGTCGATTTCCAGGCGGAACTGAGACAGGCATTCTCAGCCGAGATGCCAAGAGGTGGTTAA